AAGATTGTTGCCCCTTCTGAGCGCCGCCCTGCCCACCGGGTGTTGTGTTTGGCCCGTTGGCATCGTCGGATTGACCCGACTGGCCGGACTGCTGATGCGACTGCTGTGCACCCGCACCTTGATGCTGCGCGTTCCGGATAGTCTGGCGAATCTGTTCCATTTTCTGATCGCAATGGCCGATCGCCGCCTGGATAGCAGCTTGGGCTACCTCCGGAGCCTTGGCCATAACCTGCTCCAGCACGCCCCTTTTTCTCAACATCAAGCCTTCCAGCTTCTCGCCCAATCGAGCCATCTTTTGCTCTCTCGCCTGCACCTCAGCCTGGGTGGCGACCTGCTCATCGGCCAGTGCATTCAACCGGGTCTGGAGCCGGGCTTGAACCTCGGCTGCGGTCTGAGTACCGCTGGCTACGAAATTTCCCTTCCCGCCGGATTGGCGCACCGCTACTGAAATAAAATCCCCCACCACGCCGCCTTTTACTCCCTCGGGGAGCTCGATTGTCATCGTCTCGCCGGCGGCGTTGATGATAGTCATCACCCCGTCTTCCACGGAGACAACCACTCCGCTGAGGTGCTGTCGCGTGGCTACGGCGGGGACAATCATAACCCGGGTTGCCGTATAGCTCCCGTCCCCGGCTATCGCCGCCAGTACTGCCAGGCGGTCTCCTACCTCAATATCATCCTTTACGGCTGCTTCCTGGCCCGGTACCCGGTAAATCGTATCTTCGGTCAGAAGAACCGATACTGCGCCGAGGTTGTTGGTCTCGAGTACGATAATACCGTTAGCAATATCGCTGTCAGCGCTAACGACGCCGACAACCCCCTGATAAGGCTGGGTAGCCTGAGCCACTGCGACATTATGGGCCGTTGCAGCTTCGCCGGCAGCCAGAACAATACCTCCGCTGCCGACCAGCGTCGCGGCGGCGACCATTACACCTACGATAACCCCTGTCTTTTTCATCTCTATTTCCTCCCTATTCTTTTTGGTAGTAAAAATTCAATATGATTACCGGTTTTAAGGATTGTATATTACCGTGATAAGTACCGATGCTGAATTGCCGTAGAAATCACTGGCCAGTACCTCGATGAGATTGGGCCCCGGATCCAGAGCAACGGGCCCACTGAAATCGCCGGTTTCATCGACGGAAACGATGTTACCGTTGACACTGACCACGGCATCCGTATTCGTGATACCCTTCACTGTCACCGTCGGCGAGGTTACAACGGAGTCATTTACCGGCTCGACAACAGTAACCGGTAGTGCGGCAGCATATATCACGGTGAGAACCGCTGATTTTTCGTTGCCGTAGAAGTCGCTGGCAACAACTTCTATCACATTGGGCCCGGCTTCCAGATTGATTTCGCCGTTAAAGATTCCCTCGGCATCAACGTCAGCAACTATGCCATTAATGCTGACCACCGCATCCGCCGCGGTCTTTCCGGAGACCGTAATGCGGGATACGCTAACGACGGCCTCGTCGGCCGGTTCGTTTATCTCCAGGGATAGCTCTTCCGTTGCCGCCGGTGCTACCAGCGGGCTACCGGCACAGCCTGTCGCAAGTAGAATAGATAGCGTCAGGATAGCGATCACCACCGGACTTTTCTGCATCACTCCCCCCGTCTTTCTTTGCCCAACAAACCACGCCGTGCTGTTTTACTATATCTAACGGAAGCAAGGCGCTATTCGTTACAGGTGCAGGCCATTTGGGGGAGAATAATTCGGGAAAGCAGGAGGCTGCTAAACGTCAGGAGAACCGCTGACTATGCGAATGCAAAGACGGGTCCAGTCATAACTGCCGTATATCGTCGCCGCTTCCGCCGCGGGTATCGCCCGGCTGCCGGGTGGCAGCAGCGGCTCCGCCGGCGGCTGCGCCCGGTTTCGGAGCCTCACTGGATTGGCTACCCGGTCCACCTTGCTGCTGATTTCCGGCATCCTGTCCATCACCCGATGGTTTGGTACTCTCGCCGGAGTTTGGGGGGGTTTTTCCATTATTAGAATTCGATCCGGAAGACCCCTCCTGCTCTGATGGAGAAGAAGCTCCGGATCCCTGATCGGCTTCTTGACCGCTCTCTTCTCCACCACTCCGGTCCGGCACGGCGTTGCCAAAACGGCGCATCTTCTCCGAATCCTGTAAAGCGTCCTGGGCGCCCTTCCCGTTGCCTCTGGCAGCCTGGGCTTCGGCTCTCTCCAGTCTACCCTGTACTGCCTGCTGATTTATCTGGTTGGCCCGGGACGGGTTTAACGCCGCCAGGTTCCGCACCGCATGCATATGGCCGTTGATCGCGATTTCCCGGGAACCGACCACCGCCGTATGATTAACCCCGGGAGTTTTATCTTCAATGCCATCAATTCTATCCAGGTGGCCTAATATGGCCAGGGCGACTGTTTCCAGCAGCGCTTCGTTATCTTTCAACTGCTCCGATTTTGAAATCGCCAGGTTCAGGTTTTTCTGATAGCCGGCTACGGCCTGAGAGATCCGTTCTGCCTGCGTAGCGGAGACCGCGGCCCATCGGTCGGATAAAGAGCCGGCTACCGACAGAGCGTAAATCTTGCCTGTGCCGTCGTTAATGGCAGCCTGGTCTACCGGCATAGTTACCAGTTCTTCCAACTCATCAAGGCGAATACCGGCAAAGCTAAGCTCCAACTCCACCTCGGCGGCGGCATCGAGGGTGAACACCCTTTGAACCTGCTCTTTACCCAGTTTGACAGAGTATAAGGTCTCACCGGGCAAACTGGATTGTGAAGCGTAGGCGGCGCCGGTAAACACCGCGGCAACCGTCACTACCACCGCAGCGGTAACCGCTGCCGCCCTCACCCTCCCGGTAAACCAACCGCAGCCGATGCCGGGTCGTGGTGAAGCAGCGCTAGCGCTCTTAGCGGACTGGCTGATGCGGATCTGCTCCATCAGGCTGGCCCTGGCCTGTAATTTGAACGATTCGGCAGGCTTGATATCCGGGTCCGCCTTTATGCTGAGCGCCACTCTGAGCAAAGGCTCCAGCTCGGTGCGGGCGTCAGGATAGCGCTTGAGGCACTCGGGAAGGGTGGCTCTACCCGCCCTGATATCCTCGATACACCGGACCAGTATTTCCGCTCTATTTTTCACTGCCGCGCCTTCTCCAGAATCGTTCTTAGTTTCGCCAACCCGCGGTGTTGAATCACCCTGATCGCCCCCTCGCTCTTCCCCAGGGCAGCGGCGATTTCCGGATAAGAGAAATCCTCGATAAACCGCAGCAGGATAACCTGCTGCTGGTCGCCTTTAAGCTGGCGGATAGCCTTCCTCAGGTATTCCCGGTTAAATTCAGCCTCCGCGATATTGGCGGGGTCTTTTTCCGGTTCGGCGGCAATGGCATCAAAATCAATGCGCGACTCCGATTTCTTGGACCGGTAAAAATCGATGACCAGATTATGGCCGATCTTTATCAACCAGGCCAGAAACGGACTGGCGGTCTTCTTATACCGGCCGATTGCCTGCCATGCCTTGATAAAGACCTGCTGGGTGAGGTCTTCGGCATCGGCATTACTGCTGACGCGGTAAAAGATATGCCGGTAAACCCGATCGACATGCATATCATAGAGTATCCCGAAGGCGCCGCTATCTCCAGCCATAGCCCTCTCTACCAGCTTTTCAAGGTCGGTTGATACGTCAGGAGTCTTATCTTCCGGCAAATTACTTTCCCTCTGTTAAACGAAATCGGAGGAGTTATTGTTACAGAATTCAGAAGTTGCAGGAGCGGTAGTAAAACTATATTGTAGGCTAACGACCCGCCTGATGTCCATGAAAAAACCCTCATCGCCAAGGGACCCGCTGTCTAAAACACCGGTAATCTGCTATAATCCAGCTACTTAAGGTCGTCCCGGCCGGTTATTGAGGACTCCGAAAGAAATCGTCAGCCGTAGCACTGTGCGGCTACGGCTCTGGCGTCACGCCGGCATCAATAATGAGCCGGGGAAAACAACCGCTCAACCGGCATAAGCTGTAGGAATAGCTTACCCTGGCAACATATGATATCGATAGTAATCCTCATCGTCGTCTTCGTCCTGATTGCGGTCAGGCAGATCGGCCGGGTCAGATTCCAAATCTGGCAGATAATGCTGTTCGGGGCCATCGGCGTGCTGGTCTCAGGGCAGATCTCTCTCGCCCAGGCAGCAAGGTCGATCAATCTCGACGTGATACTGTTCCTCTTCGGGGTTTTCGTGGTCGGCGAGGCCCTGGAGCAGAGCGGCTACCTCTCCGAGCTGTCGAACCGGCTGTTCCGTAGAGCGAGGTCCTTCGACAGCCTGCTCCTGGCCATCCTCTTCGGGGCCGGGATCATGTCGACCTTCCTGATGAACGACACGCTGGCCATTATCGGCACTCCGGTGGTTCTGCTCATGGCAAGGAGGAACAACCTGCCGGTCAAGCCGTTGCTGCTGACGCTGGCCTTTGCCGTGACCATCGGCAGCGTGATGAGCCCCATCGGCAATCCCCAGAATCTGCTGATCGCCCTCGAGGGCGAAATGGCCAACCCCTTTGTTACCTTTGCCGGCTATCTCTTTTTGCCCACAATGGTCAACCTGCTGGCGGCCTATCTTCTCTTACGGCTGTTTTTCCGCAAGCACCTTCACCTCCGGGTCTGTCCCGACGGCGGGGAGCTGATCACCGACCCCAAGCTGGCCCGGCTGACTAAGGGATCTCTCATCATACTGCTTGCCCTGATCGCGGCCCGGGTGGCAATGGTCTTTCTGGGGGTAAGTTTCGATTTCCGGCTGACCTACATCGCCCTGGCCGCCGCGGCGCCGGTAATACTGGGCAGCCCGAAGCGGGCGGCAGTCTTAAAGAGCATCGACTGGCACACGCTGGTATTCTTCGCCGCCATGTTTGTCCTGACCGCCAGTGCCTGGAATTCGGGTTTCTTCCAGTCGATACTGGATAACGGCTACTACAGCCTGACCTCGGTAGTCCCGATACTGGGGATCAGCACGGCACTGAGCCAGCTCATCTCGAACGTTCCCATGGTGGCGCTGTACCTGCCCACGCTGATGCAGCTGGGCGGGGGGACCGGGGAGATGATGGCGCTGGCGGCGGGCAGCACCATCGCCGGCAACCTTTCCATCCTGGGAGCGGCCAGCAACGTGATCATCATACAGAACGCGGAGAAGAGGGCCAAAGTGATGCTCACCTTCCCGGAATTCATCCGGGTGGGGCTGCCGCTAACGGCGGTAAATATTCTGATATACTGGGCCTTTCTGCATTGACAGGACTATTGAAGTGAAATCAGCGATAAAAGACGGGTTATACCTAAACTAATATCTATAGGTTACTTTAATTAAGCAAAACTATTCCAACTATTGACAGGGTGTGATATAATACGGACGGTCAAATATGGAACCAAAGCATATCGCTCTAAAGTATGGAGCGAGAAGGGGGTGGTGCCAGTAGAGAGAGCCCGGAGGGACACCCGGCTATCACCGTCCCGAAGGGAAGCGCCCCGGTTAAGGCGGCATTTCGGACTGTTGGATAACACAGCCTTATCTCCGTAAGGAAAAGAGAGATGTGGCTACATATTCTTTTTATGGAGAAGGCAATAAAAAATAAAGGAGAAAATAAAGGTCGATGAAGACCAAACTAATATCCAAGATTTTAGGCGTAGGCCTTGCCCTTGGTCTGACTCTTTCGCTCGGTGCCGCCTTCATTGCCGCTCCCGCGGCCCAGGCCGACGAGATGGAGTGGGGCCAGGTCAACACGCCGAGCTGGGCGGATATGGTTATCCTGCCCGATTCAGATATAATCGACTATGCCGTCGGCGGCGACGAGGGCGAGATCATCTACGCTGTCCTCGAGCTCAATGGCTATTGTACCGAGGTCGGCTATGATAGTGCTTACCCTCCTAATGACCCTGGTAATGCCTATTATGCCCTAGTCAAGTCCGATGACGGCGGCGTCACCTGGAGCGACATCACCGAGGCGGTCGTCGAGGCCAGCAGCGCTCCCTGGGATGATACTGACGTCGATGACAATGACGTTATCAGCCTGAACCTGGTGGCGCTGGCGCCCGATGACGAGGACTGGGTGGCCGTGGCCGGATACTGGGATGGTGCGAGTAATCCCACTGCTCTGGGCACACCCTTCGTACTCGCCTCCGAGGACGGCGGCTCTAACTTCACCTACGCCCACCCCGTTGAGGATACCTCAGCTAATACTGAGCTAGCCGTTATGATGGACATGGCCGTCTCGCCGGCGGTGGGCAGCATCCACAACATCGCCCTGGCCGGTAAATCTGATGATCAACTATGTAATAGCTTCTGTAGCGGCTACGGAGTGGTCTACCGCCTCGAGGCGGGGACATGGCTCACCGGTGGCTGGGTGGATACCCGCACCTACCCCGGCTGGAACGACAGCACCGATGCCATGGACGACTGGGCCTTCGCAACCGAGGCTGTGGTTGCCGTGGACTTCTCGCCCAACTTCGACATGGACGACACCATCGTCTGCATGAGTGTCGGCGATTATCTTGATAGTGCTACGGATGTCGACAATATGCCCTTTATCCAGGAAGGCACCCTGGACGGCGACGGCGCCTGGAACGCCGAGGCCGGCTTTGGTGACGCCATCCTGATCACCGATGAAGGCGCTGACATACGCACTATCGCCGCCCGCTACATGATGGGCTTCGCCCTGCCCGCCGACTTCGACGGTGCCGAACCGGCCGACAACAACATCTACTTCTACGTCAATGCCATAGATTTTACTGCGATGGACCCGGTGGCTAAAGGCTACGTGATGATATCCGAGGACGGCGCCCTGACCGGCCGCTGCGGCCCCTCGGGAGACCCGGTGCTGGCCAGCATCGACGTCTACGGTGATGCCGACACCTGCAAGGCGATGGTCGGTACCCTGGGCGTGGATTTTGATATTTCATTGGATGAGGAGGCAATATCAGAGATTGAACCCTGTGCCGGCGTGGCGGTCTACCACACCGTCGAGCTGGATGACTGCTGCCCGGAGTGGGAATCCGCCTGCAAGGACCCCTCGGGACCCACCCTGGCAGTTGTTATGTACACCCCCGACGGTGAGAAGGCATTTGCCACCACCAGCGGCAGCCGCAGCTTCCTCTTGGAAACCGAAGGTGCAGGC
This genomic stretch from Dehalococcoidales bacterium harbors:
- a CDS encoding DUF5667 domain-containing protein; its protein translation is MKNRAEILVRCIEDIRAGRATLPECLKRYPDARTELEPLLRVALSIKADPDIKPAESFKLQARASLMEQIRISQSAKSASAASPRPGIGCGWFTGRVRAAAVTAAVVVTVAAVFTGAAYASQSSLPGETLYSVKLGKEQVQRVFTLDAAAEVELELSFAGIRLDELEELVTMPVDQAAINDGTGKIYALSVAGSLSDRWAAVSATQAERISQAVAGYQKNLNLAISKSEQLKDNEALLETVALAILGHLDRIDGIEDKTPGVNHTAVVGSREIAINGHMHAVRNLAALNPSRANQINQQAVQGRLERAEAQAARGNGKGAQDALQDSEKMRRFGNAVPDRSGGEESGQEADQGSGASSPSEQEGSSGSNSNNGKTPPNSGESTKPSGDGQDAGNQQQGGPGSQSSEAPKPGAAAGGAAAATRQPGDTRGGSGDDIRQL
- a CDS encoding sigma-70 family RNA polymerase sigma factor, which produces MPEDKTPDVSTDLEKLVERAMAGDSGAFGILYDMHVDRVYRHIFYRVSSNADAEDLTQQVFIKAWQAIGRYKKTASPFLAWLIKIGHNLVIDFYRSKKSESRIDFDAIAAEPEKDPANIAEAEFNREYLRKAIRQLKGDQQQVILLRFIEDFSYPEIAAALGKSEGAIRVIQHRGLAKLRTILEKARQ
- a CDS encoding anion transporter codes for the protein MISIVILIVVFVLIAVRQIGRVRFQIWQIMLFGAIGVLVSGQISLAQAARSINLDVILFLFGVFVVGEALEQSGYLSELSNRLFRRARSFDSLLLAILFGAGIMSTFLMNDTLAIIGTPVVLLMARRNNLPVKPLLLTLAFAVTIGSVMSPIGNPQNLLIALEGEMANPFVTFAGYLFLPTMVNLLAAYLLLRLFFRKHLHLRVCPDGGELITDPKLARLTKGSLIILLALIAARVAMVFLGVSFDFRLTYIALAAAAPVILGSPKRAAVLKSIDWHTLVFFAAMFVLTASAWNSGFFQSILDNGYYSLTSVVPILGISTALSQLISNVPMVALYLPTLMQLGGGTGEMMALAAGSTIAGNLSILGAASNVIIIQNAEKRAKVMLTFPEFIRVGLPLTAVNILIYWAFLH